The Drosophila sulfurigaster albostrigata strain 15112-1811.04 chromosome 3, ASM2355843v2, whole genome shotgun sequence genomic sequence TGCATTGATTTTTCgatatacaaaacatttttattcaaacaAAAGAGTGCAGCCAAGGCAAAGGGCACCTGGCACAAGGAGTGCTTTTAACGGCTTTCCTCCACCTCCTCTGCCTCTGACTTCGCCTGTGGCTCTTGTTCACCAACCGTTAGCACCCCGTGCAgagttttgttgcttttgtttttatagcgGCGTGTAATGTGATTTATAGCCTGTTCGGtccttaaaataaattccttttaatggttttttaTTGCCATCAGTAGTCGCCATTGCCGTCGTCAGCGTTAATGTTAATTAAACTATTGTAATGCTTGTTGCTGCAAAAAGCTTTGAGGAAGCCAGCGGAGGCAAGCATGAAAATCTGCTGAGCATTTGGGATCACTtactaaatgttttttttttgccatgtgTGCAGTTTTAGTTAGGAATTACGATGAAAGGATTTACTTAGCCAAGACCTCCAGTGATATATGTAGAGTTCTGATATAGGCATTCAATCGACTGAAAGCATTCTGCAATCTAatagataaatttaatgtcattaaattattttcacacATAGTATTGTGATTCCATTAGTATCAAGTTAAGTCGGGTATGACAGGTGAGTGGAAAGCTTAGTTGGCTAACTGAAGAGTCTACGCATGCTAAATTTTCATCAAGAATATCTTATATCTCTTCAATTGTTTTCTGATGTTCAGACTTATTTTGGATCTTTGGATAATAGCACTTTAAACTTTTGTCATCCTTCTAAACAATAGTACAATTGggtttatttaattgaatctCAAAacaagtcgagtgtgctcgactgtgagatatccatcttgaataaatgcaaaacagtaCGGTATTTTTCCTAAAACATACCGTAAAaccattggtatattgataaagtaccattcaaattataccacaGAGTGCAAAATAACCGGTAATCGGAAAACTTGagaagaaaatttaataaaataaagggGAGAcaagttaaaaaattaacCTTAATTATAAGTCTATTAGCACGCAAGTattagtaaaaaaaagtacaataaaaagtattttaatatactgaataaagCAGTAAAGCTTCTGAACATGTACAAATTGCGTCACCAAATTGATtggcatacaaaatataagaTGCAATAAAAACTTATCTCCTTTAATACTCATAATCTCATAAGAAAGCATACATAAAAACGATTACATAAAAGAGACAAACATCAAAATTTCAGCTATacagtttttcatttgttcaTTGCTTGGGTCGAACTAACATCTTAATTTCTTGATGCTCGATCGATTAATGaactaaatatttcatatttaaattactgcaTAAGAGAAAAAACAGTGGCTTACTCCTTcgaaaataacaatttacaacatttacCATTGAAAACAAGATTTGTACCACCAGCCACTACTCCAATTTTCCGCGCAATTAAAATCACCAAAAtcattatcaaatattttatgtgttatTAGTAACAAAActgattttcatattattctATCCATTTTATATTAAGAGTTTGACAGAagagaatattttataaaattgattagATGCTGCTACATCAACGagattattaatttaatatgcgTATTGAATATTCagataagaaaaaaatttgtttagatcatttattaaattgctttaatattcaaagttcgcttagaaatatgtatacaGCATAATCATAAGTTTacttacttttaaatattttcaccTCTATTGATAGCatcataaaatacataaaaactgatctatttaaattataaaaataaatcgctGCATTAAATAGTCGATCGTTTTATTATTCAGAACGCAATTTCTTACTGCaccaattatatataaattgttacATAATTGAGTGaactatttgaattttagATCTTCAGTTGCTCACTTCTTCATCGCTTCTTTTGGGGCGAATTAGCATCTTAGCTTCTTTCAATGGATTTCGTTTGTACCAAACTAGATGTGGCCCATATGgtgcatttaaattactgcataagaaaaaacaaacatcaataattatgtgtattccatcgaaaataataatttgcaatatttaccaATTATAACATTTCGTGAACCACCAGCCACTATTGAGAAGAACTGCGCAATTACCATCACCAATGTCGTTGTCGCGATCGAATGTTGTGAACTTCATGTTTTCGTGGTATCTCATCGCATCCTCATTAATAGTTCCACTGAATTTACCCAAACTCAGTTTATATCCACTGTCTTCATCAGATATTTTGAAGTCGTCATAACGAGCGTTGTAGGTACTTCCATTCACAGCAACCAAATGTATATAAAGTTCGAATCGCTGCAAACTCGTGATACGATGTATTCTCTCTAGTCCGAGGAAGAAATCGCTTCCAGTAAAACCGAAACCTTTGCGATACGTTGCCCAATCCATATTGAAATACTCATATCCCCCAACTCGCTGTTGTATTACAATCCATCCAGGTCCAGCTAACTGACTATCGCATAATACATTGAATAAGCCTACGCCAGAGACATTGAGTTGATGAACACCAGGATAATCTCCAAAAGGAGAGCAAGTTGTTGGGATAAGAGTATTGAGTAAAGTCTTATTCAATGTATCAACCTCAGCTCGGCATAAATGattttctttcactttatCTATTAGCTTAGTTTCGCTttcttttaattgcaattcaattcttTTCTGTTGTTCTCTGATGTTTTCTGATGTCCGATTTAATGTATTAATTTCAGATTGGCATAACTCAATATCTTTATCttgctttattaattttgttttactcttctttaattgcaattcaattgttttctgatgttctgttatattttgaatattctcACTAAATCT encodes the following:
- the LOC133845023 gene encoding ryncolin-1-like isoform X1, translating into MDWATYRKGFGFTGSDFFLGLERIHRITSLQRFELYIHLVAVNGSTYNARYDDFKISDEDSGYKLSLGKFSGTINEDAMRYHENMKFTTFDRDNDIGDGNCAVLLNSGWWFTKCYNCNLNAPYGPHLVWYKRNPLKEAKMLIRPKRSDEEVSN